From a single Shewanella donghaensis genomic region:
- a CDS encoding ATP-binding protein, producing the protein MISIRSKLSLWLSGLVIIATVIGLILFESMLRQAFHDSIINRLEEDLEHIIIASHIDAGEIVIDQNELSSFYKPAYSGRYFQINSENQIIRSRSLWDVQLDIERLEYNQTRVWQAKGPKNNDMQLLSIGVGSNNNGKVATLTVAQDLSIGRRVFSEIFGTKLAINIAMLIAMICGIFIILRQSFKPVKHIQDSLAKLRQGEIGALETTQIPVEIKPLAETYNELLDYTANQIERSRNNLGNLSHGLKTPLAVMQQQVEVLGLSNPEAAEAMQQQLDLIRKMIERKLTAARITGDMLPAAQMVVPRDFESLISTLNKVHHNKDINCTIDAADNISRLPIHREDGMELFGNLLDNAYKWAHSTVSVNISQQEHSTSLCIADDGPGVNDDQISQLTNRGKRLDEAVIGHGLGLSIVKEIVEQYGYQLQFSRSDELKGLHVCIKFPIPNSKITDDNAKK; encoded by the coding sequence ATGATATCAATCCGCAGTAAGCTCAGCTTATGGCTGAGTGGTTTAGTGATCATTGCCACAGTCATCGGCCTCATTTTATTTGAGTCGATGCTGCGACAAGCGTTTCACGATTCTATTATCAACAGACTTGAAGAAGATTTAGAACACATCATTATCGCCAGTCATATTGACGCTGGTGAAATCGTTATCGATCAAAATGAATTATCTAGCTTCTATAAACCTGCCTATTCTGGCCGTTATTTTCAAATAAATTCGGAAAATCAAATCATTCGTTCACGATCCTTATGGGATGTGCAACTCGATATTGAACGATTGGAATATAATCAAACCCGAGTTTGGCAGGCAAAAGGCCCTAAAAATAATGATATGCAATTATTGTCTATTGGCGTGGGCTCCAATAATAACGGAAAAGTGGCAACACTAACTGTTGCACAAGATTTGAGTATTGGCCGGCGAGTATTTAGCGAAATTTTTGGCACTAAACTGGCCATAAATATTGCCATGCTTATCGCCATGATCTGCGGTATTTTTATCATCTTACGTCAGTCTTTTAAGCCCGTAAAACATATTCAAGATTCGTTAGCTAAGCTGCGTCAAGGTGAAATTGGAGCACTAGAAACAACCCAAATTCCAGTTGAAATTAAACCACTCGCAGAAACCTATAACGAGCTATTAGATTACACCGCCAATCAGATTGAACGCAGTCGCAATAATCTTGGCAATTTAAGCCATGGATTAAAAACACCGCTAGCGGTAATGCAGCAACAGGTAGAAGTGCTAGGGTTATCAAATCCAGAAGCGGCTGAAGCCATGCAGCAGCAACTAGACCTTATCCGTAAGATGATTGAGCGTAAGCTCACCGCAGCGAGAATCACTGGCGATATGTTGCCTGCCGCTCAAATGGTCGTGCCGAGAGATTTTGAATCACTAATCAGTACATTGAATAAAGTGCATCATAATAAAGATATCAACTGCACTATCGATGCAGCAGACAATATCAGTCGTCTACCTATTCATCGTGAAGACGGTATGGAGTTATTTGGTAATTTATTAGATAACGCCTACAAATGGGCCCATTCAACCGTCAGCGTTAACATTTCCCAGCAAGAACACTCTACATCACTGTGCATTGCAGATGATGGCCCTGGTGTAAATGACGATCAAATCAGCCAACTAACGAATCGAGGCAAAAGACTCGATGAAGCTGTTATAGGTCATGGCTTGGGTCTATCAATTGTAAAAGAAATAGTGGAGCAGTACGGCTATCAACTGCAATTTAGCCGCAGTGATGAGCTTAAAGGGTTGCATGTTTGTATTAAGTTTCCCATTCCTAATAGCAAAATCACAGACGATAATGCAAAAAAGTAA
- a CDS encoding HDOD domain-containing protein yields the protein MAVSVAGGVRPGKVIEVERRLYKQLIVGKDKLPQQFDDLDKQLEEDANKLEVERLAIKARLEEQARAQLVLKRIDEQLSQTVMNALEHQLNSPQQMLEQSGLEESQILLLDLLLNKDPDLRRIRPLVENISWLFKDLVNLINSPASSHRRPQRSEVKVTDIKLVLNYIGIENLQAVVPYFCLRNWLPSGNANLVWTTRKLWRYSMMTAIAAKALAVLHNKDVALVYSASLMNQLGSAIILNSSARQFEITWGTWLRETSAKGDKTLYDAVMASEFPANEVFEKVMSDGEQLNWQLLDLMDFETSKLTKLLKELDFNYHFSEFSAESAIVAKASCFAKVLLLEESRLIEPQEKRVMFDYYEFSEQELIRLKAQNYRKLDLV from the coding sequence GTGGCAGTGTCGGTAGCAGGCGGTGTAAGACCTGGAAAAGTAATTGAAGTTGAGCGCAGACTTTATAAGCAGCTAATTGTGGGCAAAGATAAACTGCCCCAGCAATTTGATGATCTCGATAAGCAACTTGAAGAAGATGCCAATAAGCTTGAGGTCGAACGATTAGCAATTAAAGCACGCTTAGAAGAGCAGGCTAGGGCTCAGTTAGTATTAAAGCGGATCGATGAACAGCTGAGTCAAACTGTAATGAATGCGCTTGAACATCAGTTAAACTCTCCTCAGCAGATGTTAGAGCAATCAGGTTTGGAAGAATCACAGATTTTGCTGTTAGATTTACTCCTCAATAAAGATCCTGATCTTCGCCGAATCCGCCCATTGGTTGAAAATATTAGTTGGCTATTTAAGGATTTAGTTAATTTAATCAACAGTCCTGCATCGAGTCATCGCCGGCCACAACGCTCAGAAGTCAAAGTCACTGATATTAAGTTAGTGCTCAATTATATTGGCATTGAAAATTTACAAGCTGTGGTGCCTTATTTTTGTCTACGCAATTGGCTACCCTCAGGTAATGCCAACCTTGTTTGGACAACTCGAAAGTTATGGCGCTACAGCATGATGACTGCAATAGCTGCGAAAGCATTAGCGGTATTACACAATAAAGATGTCGCGTTGGTTTACAGCGCCTCATTGATGAACCAATTGGGTTCAGCAATCATTTTAAACTCAAGTGCGAGACAATTTGAAATTACCTGGGGCACATGGCTTCGTGAAACCAGTGCTAAAGGGGATAAGACGCTATATGACGCAGTGATGGCTTCTGAATTTCCTGCTAATGAAGTGTTTGAAAAAGTCATGTCAGATGGTGAACAGTTAAATTGGCAGTTATTGGATTTAATGGACTTTGAAACCAGTAAATTAACCAAGCTATTAAAAGAATTAGATTTTAACTATCACTTTAGCGAGTTTTCAGCGGAAAGCGCCATTGTTGCCAAAGCCAGTTGTTTCGCTAAAGTTTTACTACTTGAAGAGTCGCGATTAATTGAGCCGCAAGAAAAGCGAGTGATGTTTGATTATTATGAGTTTAGCGAACAAGAGTTAATACGACTGAAAGCACAGAATTATCGTAAGCTTGATTTAGTTTAA
- a CDS encoding PepSY domain-containing protein, which produces MRLLTALSISLLALTLSQQTYAITPELPHDEVQKLVTSGSIRSLDYSLTLLAQYCDGELIDASLYQEDDKWRYDLQLKLDKGHVIHLFLDATNGMPESIDQLPSECRINETATR; this is translated from the coding sequence ATGAGGTTGCTGACAGCTTTATCTATCAGTTTACTGGCATTGACTCTAAGCCAACAAACTTATGCAATCACCCCTGAACTACCCCATGACGAAGTTCAGAAGTTAGTCACATCTGGTAGCATTCGATCACTTGATTATTCACTCACTTTACTTGCACAATACTGTGATGGTGAATTAATTGATGCCAGCCTCTATCAAGAGGATGATAAATGGCGTTATGATTTACAATTAAAGCTAGATAAAGGGCATGTCATCCATTTATTCCTTGATGCGACTAATGGGATGCCAGAATCAATCGATCAACTACCAAGTGAATGCCGAATAAATGAAACTGCTACTCGTTGA
- the astA gene encoding arginine N-succinyltransferase, translating to MLIIRPIRASDYEALYNVAVESGHGFTSLPVNEELLRSKIARAEASFSKQVEKPFDEGYLMVLEDLKTNQVVGTCGIEAAVGMEDAFYHYRLGTEVYHSKQISVRNEVETLTLCHDYTGAAELCTLFLNKEYRRGYNGRMLSRSRFLFLAQHEQRFGSTVIAEMRGVSDEKGDSPFYEWLQDHFLGIDFVEADYLSGLGKKAFMAEMMPRSPIHVCLLPKKAQKVIGEVHRNTKPALKLLQVEGFKFRNYVDIFDGGPTVECALSDIRSVIQSRLLTVTIGKMPHADHQYIIANTLLADYRATAARILVSEEHDNVTLSPQLAEALMVKQGHQIRVLEL from the coding sequence ATGCTAATCATACGACCAATTCGTGCGAGTGATTACGAAGCTCTATATAACGTAGCTGTTGAATCTGGCCATGGATTCACATCCTTACCAGTCAACGAAGAACTGCTACGTTCAAAAATCGCTAGAGCAGAAGCCTCTTTTTCCAAGCAAGTTGAAAAACCTTTCGATGAAGGTTATTTGATGGTGCTTGAAGATTTAAAAACTAATCAAGTTGTTGGTACCTGTGGTATCGAAGCGGCAGTTGGTATGGAAGATGCTTTTTATCATTACCGTCTAGGTACTGAAGTTTATCATTCAAAACAGATCTCTGTTCGTAACGAAGTGGAAACACTGACCTTGTGCCATGACTACACTGGTGCAGCAGAATTATGTACTTTGTTTTTGAATAAAGAATATCGCAGAGGCTATAACGGCCGCATGCTTTCTCGTTCACGATTCTTATTTCTTGCTCAACATGAGCAACGTTTTGGCAGTACGGTTATTGCGGAAATGCGCGGTGTGAGTGACGAAAAAGGCGATTCACCTTTTTATGAATGGTTACAAGATCATTTCTTGGGCATTGATTTCGTTGAAGCTGATTATTTGTCAGGTTTAGGCAAGAAAGCCTTTATGGCTGAAATGATGCCAAGAAGCCCAATACATGTCTGTTTATTGCCAAAGAAAGCGCAAAAAGTGATTGGCGAAGTGCATCGTAATACTAAACCTGCATTGAAGTTACTGCAGGTTGAAGGGTTTAAATTTAGAAATTACGTCGATATTTTCGATGGTGGTCCAACTGTAGAATGTGCACTTTCTGACATTCGCTCAGTGATTCAAAGCCGTCTACTCACGGTCACTATCGGTAAGATGCCTCATGCAGATCATCAGTACATTATTGCCAATACTTTGTTAGCGGATTACCGCGCAACAGCGGCAAGAATATTAGTTTCAGAAGAGCATGATAACGTCACATTGAGCCCACAATTAGCCGAAGCGCTAATGGTGAAACAAGGCCATCAAATTCGCGTACTAGAACTGTAG
- the astD gene encoding succinylglutamate-semialdehyde dehydrogenase: MTQFIKGQWSNGEGHEVTSLNPANGEVIWSGKTATEAQVDTAIDAARSAQFDWFMLGYDARLAIVEAYRSELEANKAELAEVIAQETGKPQWETATEVGAMIGKIGLSAAAHDKRTGTETNDIPAGRAVLRHKPHGVVAVFGPYNFPGHLPNGHIVPALLAGNTVVFKPSELTPKVAEEMLKLWDKAGLPQGVINLVQGELETGKALASHPQIDGLFFTGSSRTGHLLHQQYAGHPGKILALEMGGNNPLIIKDVKETKAAVHDIIQSAYISSGQRCTCARRLYIQQGVAGDALIAELVTAIKQIKVGSWNAQPQPFMGSMISDTAAKGMVAAQANLLALGAKSLVELTQVEAGTGLVSPGLIDVTSIAELPDEEYFGPLLQLVRYQDFDDAIEMANNTRYGLSAGLLADSREDYDYFLARIRAGIVNWNKQITGASGAAPFGGVGASGNHRASAFYAADYCAYPVASVEADSVSLPAKLSPGLSI; the protein is encoded by the coding sequence ATGACACAATTTATCAAAGGCCAATGGTCTAATGGCGAAGGTCATGAAGTTACATCACTAAACCCAGCAAATGGCGAAGTTATCTGGAGCGGCAAGACTGCAACAGAAGCGCAAGTTGATACAGCAATTGATGCAGCGAGAAGCGCACAGTTTGACTGGTTTATGTTGGGTTATGATGCACGTTTGGCCATAGTTGAAGCTTACCGTAGCGAACTCGAAGCGAATAAAGCTGAGCTTGCTGAAGTGATTGCACAAGAAACCGGTAAACCGCAATGGGAAACAGCCACTGAAGTTGGCGCTATGATAGGTAAAATAGGCTTATCTGCTGCAGCTCATGACAAACGTACTGGTACTGAGACCAATGATATTCCTGCTGGTCGCGCCGTTTTACGTCACAAGCCACATGGTGTAGTTGCCGTTTTTGGTCCTTATAACTTCCCTGGTCATTTACCAAATGGTCATATTGTTCCTGCATTGCTTGCCGGTAATACCGTGGTATTTAAGCCATCAGAGTTAACTCCAAAAGTGGCTGAAGAAATGCTAAAACTTTGGGACAAAGCGGGCTTGCCACAAGGTGTCATCAACCTGGTTCAAGGTGAACTTGAAACAGGTAAAGCATTAGCATCTCACCCTCAAATTGATGGACTATTCTTTACCGGTAGTTCTCGCACTGGTCACTTGTTACATCAGCAATATGCTGGTCATCCAGGTAAAATCCTAGCGCTTGAAATGGGGGGTAATAACCCATTAATCATCAAAGATGTTAAAGAGACTAAGGCTGCTGTACATGACATTATTCAGTCTGCCTATATCTCATCTGGTCAACGTTGTACTTGTGCACGTCGTTTGTACATTCAACAAGGCGTTGCTGGTGATGCATTAATTGCTGAGCTTGTTACTGCGATTAAGCAAATAAAAGTGGGTAGCTGGAATGCACAGCCTCAGCCATTCATGGGATCCATGATTTCAGATACTGCTGCCAAAGGTATGGTAGCTGCACAAGCTAACTTACTGGCATTAGGTGCTAAATCACTGGTTGAATTGACACAGGTTGAAGCGGGTACAGGTCTTGTTTCTCCAGGCTTAATTGATGTGACATCAATTGCTGAATTGCCAGATGAAGAATACTTTGGTCCATTATTACAATTGGTTAGATACCAAGATTTTGATGATGCTATCGAAATGGCAAACAATACTCGTTATGGTCTTTCTGCTGGTTTACTCGCTGATAGTCGTGAAGATTATGATTACTTCTTAGCGCGTATTCGTGCTGGTATTGTTAACTGGAATAAGCAAATAACAGGCGCATCTGGCGCAGCACCATTTGGTGGTGTTGGTGCATCAGGTAATCATCGTGCAAGTGCATTCTATGCTGCTGATTACTGTGCATACCCTGTTGCTTCAGTTGAAGCTGATAGCGTGAGCTTACCTGCTAAATTGAGCCCTGGTTTATCTATCTAA
- a CDS encoding response regulator has translation MKLLLVEDNTLLVAELEKQLKQAGYVTDVTDKAVEADYLIKETQYDCVILDIGLPDGNGLTLVQSWREKGIDTPVIMLTARSQWHEKVEGFNAGADDYLAKPFHAQELLARIQALIHRAHGRLNTSSKQLSYGGITLDESEQCVHIGENLFELTAMEFRLLKIFLMSPKKLLSKAQLTDKLYQFDDEKESNVVEVYVTHLRKKLGKTAIETRRGQGYIFHGIVE, from the coding sequence ATGAAACTGCTACTCGTTGAAGATAATACCCTCTTAGTTGCTGAGCTCGAAAAACAACTCAAACAGGCTGGTTACGTCACTGACGTAACGGATAAAGCTGTTGAAGCTGATTACCTAATCAAAGAAACCCAATATGACTGTGTCATTTTAGATATTGGCTTGCCTGATGGTAATGGATTGACTTTAGTGCAGTCATGGCGCGAAAAAGGCATAGATACTCCTGTCATTATGCTTACTGCACGCAGTCAATGGCACGAGAAGGTCGAAGGCTTTAATGCTGGAGCAGATGACTACCTTGCAAAGCCTTTCCACGCACAAGAGCTTTTAGCGCGCATACAAGCACTGATTCATCGTGCCCATGGACGTCTTAATACTTCATCTAAACAACTCAGCTATGGCGGTATCACCCTTGATGAGTCTGAACAGTGCGTCCATATTGGTGAAAATCTTTTTGAATTAACGGCGATGGAATTTAGGCTGTTAAAGATATTCTTAATGTCGCCGAAAAAGTTACTGTCTAAAGCGCAGTTGACCGATAAGCTTTATCAGTTTGATGACGAAAAAGAATCTAATGTAGTTGAAGTCTATGTCACCCATTTACGCAAAAAATTGGGTAAAACCGCCATCGAAACGCGCCGAGGCCAAGGGTATATCTTTCACGGCATCGTTGAATGA
- a CDS encoding aspartate aminotransferase family protein, with translation MSVEMNLTRAQFDEVMVPNYAPAAVIPVRGEGSRVWDQQGNEFIDFAGGIAVNCLGHCHPALVGALKEQGEKLWHLSNVMTNEPALELATKLVNATFAERIYFANSGAEANEAALKLARRYALDNHGPQKDQIIAFDKAFHGRTFFTVTVGGQAAYSDGFGPKPQSITHVPFNDIAALEAVISDNTCAIMLEPLQGEGGIINGDPEFLKAVRALADKHDALVIFDEVQTGVGRTGELFAYMGTDIVPDILTSAKALGGGFPIAAMLTTTKIAAHLKIGTHGSTYGGNPLACAIANAVMDVVNTPEVLNGVKHREQLFRDGLAAINAKYNVFTEVRGKGMLLGAVLNEQYAGRSRDFLVASVAEGLMSLMAGANVVRFAPSLVIPEADIAEGLARFERAVAKVVAG, from the coding sequence ATGAGCGTTGAAATGAACTTAACACGTGCCCAATTTGATGAAGTCATGGTGCCTAACTATGCGCCTGCAGCCGTAATCCCAGTTCGTGGAGAAGGTAGTCGAGTTTGGGATCAACAAGGTAATGAGTTTATTGATTTTGCTGGTGGTATTGCAGTGAATTGTTTAGGGCATTGCCATCCAGCACTTGTTGGCGCACTTAAAGAGCAAGGCGAAAAGCTTTGGCATTTATCAAATGTAATGACCAATGAGCCGGCATTAGAGCTTGCGACTAAATTGGTTAACGCGACTTTTGCAGAACGTATCTACTTTGCTAACTCTGGCGCAGAAGCGAATGAAGCAGCATTGAAATTAGCGCGTCGTTACGCTCTAGATAACCATGGACCACAGAAAGATCAAATCATTGCATTTGATAAAGCATTCCATGGCCGTACATTTTTCACTGTAACTGTTGGTGGTCAAGCTGCTTACTCTGATGGTTTCGGCCCTAAGCCACAAAGTATTACTCATGTACCATTCAATGACATTGCAGCACTAGAAGCGGTTATCTCTGATAACACTTGTGCGATTATGCTTGAGCCTCTTCAAGGTGAAGGCGGTATTATCAATGGTGACCCTGAATTCCTAAAAGCTGTTCGTGCGCTTGCTGATAAGCATGATGCGTTAGTTATCTTTGATGAAGTACAAACCGGTGTTGGCCGTACGGGTGAATTATTCGCTTATATGGGAACTGATATTGTTCCTGATATTTTAACTAGCGCTAAAGCGTTAGGCGGCGGTTTCCCTATCGCAGCAATGCTAACAACAACGAAAATCGCTGCACATCTTAAAATTGGTACTCATGGTTCTACTTACGGTGGTAACCCACTTGCCTGTGCCATTGCTAATGCCGTTATGGATGTAGTGAATACTCCTGAAGTATTGAATGGCGTTAAACATCGTGAGCAGTTGTTCCGTGATGGTTTAGCGGCAATTAACGCAAAATATAATGTATTTACCGAAGTGCGTGGTAAAGGCATGTTATTGGGCGCGGTACTGAACGAACAATATGCTGGCCGTAGTCGTGATTTCCTTGTTGCCTCTGTTGCAGAAGGTTTAATGAGCCTAATGGCTGGTGCAAATGTGGTTCGTTTTGCCCCATCTCTTGTTATCCCAGAAGCTGATATCGCTGAAGGTTTAGCACGTTTTGAACGTGCTGTAGCTAAAGTGGTTGCAGGTTAA
- a CDS encoding S9 family peptidase, translating into MTRLLRNTALSALSLAIISGCSATADTSNTPIVPNTSSSYTVPLATPPKAEQSLTLNQIMANPDWMGVLAKNAYWADDSQSIYFNRQAHQSPLRDVYQQSVSAAQANIVKLNELHSVDQKYGVLSIDKAQKAYIYQGNIFVKQLASGDVKQITRFNTPVADVKFLTTGDLVYVQGNSVFKIHLKSGLTEQLADIQMANAPKGVIDPESYIAKQQHRLIEYVALQHNNNKTRAEYAEELAAQDPTFAAKTWYLGDDESVSEMSISPGGRYLLVSLVEKDYNWRAEHDIMPNYLGKDGYVDAVPSRARVAEDSYPGQRLVVLDLVDHIKKDITIEGLDGFDEDVLASVKSENAEAKGESYKSETSPRLLQLMQDWTWSQSAIQWHETENKLLVMLEAVDNKDRWIASVDLETGKLVTEHRLHDDAWVNYTFNQFGWVGSSESIYYLSEESGYSQLYVKGENGKSTALTKGEYVVDQVTLSPDATHLYYRANKDHPGTYNVYRVEISSGKTEQLTQWNGTLDYELSPNGKSLLLTASSAIKPNELYVQEIGGEFTQLTNYTSKAFADYAWQAPQVVKVPSSHGVKDIYARVYLPQGYDANNAEKYPAVIFNHGAGYLQNAHNGFSGYFREFMFHNMLTQQGYVVMDMDYRGSKGYGRDWRTAVYRNMGTPEVEDLKDGVSWMASNSHVDTAKVGTYGGSYGGFLTFMALFNEPELFQAGAALRPVTDWAHYNAPYTSNILNTPDVDPIAYERSSPIEHAQGLEKPLLIMSGVLDDNVFFQDSVRLVQRLIELEKPMFETAIYPVEPHGFRQPSSWLDEYRRIYKLFEQELK; encoded by the coding sequence ATGACAAGGCTACTGCGCAATACAGCGCTTAGTGCGCTTTCTTTAGCAATTATTTCAGGTTGCAGCGCGACAGCAGATACTAGCAATACCCCAATAGTGCCGAATACTTCTTCAAGTTATACAGTTCCGTTAGCCACTCCACCAAAAGCTGAGCAGTCACTTACATTAAATCAAATAATGGCTAATCCAGATTGGATGGGGGTGCTGGCTAAAAATGCTTACTGGGCTGATGATAGCCAATCAATATATTTTAATCGCCAAGCGCATCAATCACCGCTTCGTGATGTTTACCAGCAATCTGTTAGTGCTGCACAAGCCAATATTGTTAAATTGAATGAGCTGCATTCTGTTGACCAAAAATACGGTGTACTAAGTATTGATAAAGCGCAGAAGGCTTACATCTATCAAGGCAATATATTTGTTAAGCAATTGGCCAGTGGTGATGTTAAACAAATTACCCGCTTTAATACCCCAGTTGCGGATGTAAAGTTTTTGACCACAGGTGATCTTGTTTATGTTCAAGGCAATAGCGTTTTCAAGATTCATTTGAAATCTGGTTTAACCGAGCAATTAGCCGATATACAAATGGCGAATGCGCCAAAGGGTGTTATCGATCCTGAGTCATATATTGCTAAACAACAGCATCGTCTGATTGAGTATGTTGCACTGCAACATAACAATAATAAAACCCGTGCAGAGTATGCAGAAGAACTTGCTGCGCAAGATCCTACGTTTGCGGCTAAAACCTGGTATCTAGGGGATGATGAGTCAGTTTCGGAAATGAGCATTTCACCAGGTGGGCGTTACTTGCTCGTCAGTCTGGTTGAAAAAGACTACAACTGGCGTGCTGAGCACGACATTATGCCTAACTACCTAGGCAAAGATGGTTATGTTGACGCAGTTCCTTCAAGAGCAAGAGTGGCTGAAGATAGTTATCCTGGTCAGCGTCTTGTCGTCCTTGATTTAGTAGATCATATTAAGAAAGACATCACAATCGAAGGCCTTGATGGTTTTGATGAAGATGTACTTGCTAGCGTGAAATCAGAAAATGCTGAAGCTAAAGGCGAAAGCTATAAAAGTGAAACATCACCACGCTTACTGCAACTTATGCAGGATTGGACTTGGAGTCAAAGTGCGATTCAGTGGCATGAGACTGAAAATAAGCTGTTAGTGATGCTAGAGGCTGTCGATAATAAAGACCGTTGGATTGCCAGTGTTGATCTTGAAACAGGCAAGTTAGTGACTGAGCATCGTTTACATGATGATGCTTGGGTTAACTATACTTTTAACCAATTTGGCTGGGTTGGATCATCAGAGTCAATTTATTACTTATCTGAAGAGTCAGGTTATTCACAGCTTTATGTTAAAGGCGAAAATGGCAAGTCTACAGCACTAACCAAGGGTGAATATGTGGTTGATCAAGTGACTTTATCACCTGACGCGACACATCTTTATTACCGAGCCAATAAAGACCATCCAGGGACTTATAACGTATACCGTGTTGAAATTTCTTCAGGTAAAACTGAACAGTTAACGCAGTGGAATGGCACCCTAGATTATGAGTTAAGCCCTAATGGAAAATCGTTGTTGTTAACGGCTTCAAGTGCGATAAAACCTAACGAGCTTTATGTTCAAGAGATTGGCGGTGAGTTTACTCAACTAACAAATTACACTAGCAAAGCATTCGCCGATTATGCATGGCAAGCACCACAAGTGGTAAAAGTACCATCAAGCCATGGCGTAAAAGATATCTATGCGAGAGTGTATTTGCCTCAAGGGTACGATGCCAACAATGCTGAGAAGTATCCAGCTGTAATTTTCAATCATGGTGCTGGTTACTTACAAAATGCCCATAATGGTTTTTCAGGATACTTTAGAGAGTTCATGTTCCATAACATGTTAACTCAACAAGGTTACGTCGTCATGGATATGGATTATCGTGGTTCTAAAGGCTACGGCCGAGATTGGCGTACGGCGGTTTACCGAAATATGGGAACCCCTGAAGTTGAAGACTTAAAAGATGGTGTCAGCTGGATGGCTTCAAATAGCCATGTAGATACCGCCAAAGTCGGGACTTATGGTGGCTCTTATGGTGGTTTCTTAACGTTTATGGCGCTATTTAATGAACCTGAATTATTCCAAGCGGGCGCGGCATTAAGACCGGTTACGGATTGGGCACATTATAATGCGCCATATACCTCTAATATCTTAAATACACCGGACGTTGATCCTATCGCTTACGAAAGAAGTTCGCCGATTGAACATGCTCAAGGCCTAGAAAAGCCATTGCTGATTATGAGCGGTGTGTTGGATGATAATGTTTTCTTCCAAGATAGCGTGCGTTTAGTGCAACGTCTAATTGAATTAGAAAAGCCGATGTTTGAAACGGCCATTTATCCAGTAGAACCACATGGGTTTAGACAACCATCAAGCTGGCTAGATGAATATCGCCGTATCTATAAATTGTTTGAACAAGAATTAAAGTAA
- a CDS encoding DUF1338 domain-containing protein produces the protein MHTDVNALFASLWQDYINMTPSAANIHQLLSKGEPIINDHIALRTFNIEKVNLAVLATHFESIGYVDSGDYHFEQKKLIAKHFEHPDPNQPKVFISELLVEEFSPEVQSIIHGLVDQVDADATTADNFLYSGCHWRVDMATYKTLLAESEYAAWVAAIGYRANHFTVSINELPDFETIESVNEALKGAGFTLNSAGGEIKGSSEVLLEQSSTMADRMAVSFADGELDIPTCFYEFARRFPMANGKLYTGFVAASADKIFESTNAAS, from the coding sequence ATGCACACCGACGTTAACGCTTTATTCGCCTCTTTATGGCAAGATTACATCAATATGACGCCATCAGCGGCAAATATTCATCAACTGTTGAGTAAAGGTGAGCCGATCATTAATGATCATATTGCACTGCGTACTTTTAACATTGAGAAAGTAAACCTTGCTGTTTTAGCTACGCATTTTGAGTCAATTGGCTATGTCGATAGCGGTGATTATCACTTTGAACAGAAAAAGCTCATCGCAAAACATTTTGAACATCCAGATCCTAATCAGCCTAAAGTCTTTATCTCTGAGCTGTTAGTTGAAGAGTTTAGCCCTGAAGTGCAAAGCATTATTCATGGACTTGTGGATCAAGTTGATGCCGATGCAACCACTGCTGATAACTTTTTGTATTCAGGCTGTCATTGGCGTGTCGATATGGCTACTTACAAGACATTATTAGCTGAAAGTGAATATGCTGCATGGGTTGCTGCGATAGGTTATAGAGCCAATCACTTTACAGTTTCAATCAATGAATTACCTGATTTTGAAACTATAGAGTCTGTTAATGAAGCGCTTAAAGGTGCAGGTTTTACTTTAAACAGTGCTGGTGGTGAAATTAAAGGCTCATCTGAAGTGTTATTAGAACAGTCATCAACAATGGCAGATCGTATGGCAGTCAGTTTTGCAGATGGTGAACTTGACATTCCGACTTGTTTCTATGAGTTTGCACGCCGTTTTCCAATGGCAAATGGCAAGCTCTATACTGGTTTTGTTGCAGCCTCTGCTGACAAAATCTTTGAAAGTACTAATGCAGCAAGCTAG